The following coding sequences are from one Streptomyces sp. NBC_01294 window:
- a CDS encoding peptide MFS transporter has protein sequence MASSLTTASPSPAHEKTVFGHPIGLATLFMTEMWERFSYYGMRALLVLYLVSGGVDAATGSQGGGLGFTAATATAIYSVYVAMVYLMAMPGGWFGDRVWGARKTVAVASFIIMAGHVALALPGQMAFFVGLLLVAVGSGLLKANISTMVGHLYKGVDDPRRDSGFTIFYIGINVGAFAAPIVIGTIGEVVNWHLGFLLAAIGMGVGLVVFLAAGRTLSPQSSLVPNPLSPAERKAVIVKALAVLAAVAVFYTAVVSADMFTIKWALYPITIAGLIIPVAVLVRIKRDKDLSAGEQSRMSAYIWFFVAAAVFWMIYDQGGSTLSLFGDKNSERSLLGWEVPTVIFQSLNPLFVVALAPIFAAVWVALARRNREPSTIVKFSVALIIIGASFFVFSVPLSQVAGNDAKVTMWWLVLIFLMHTIAELFLSPVGLSVTTKMAPKKYASQMMGVWFLAVTAGDCITGLLALADVKLDGVGVILFQAAAAVLAGVAIYMYRKKVNALMGDVN, from the coding sequence ATGGCTTCCAGCCTGACGACGGCCTCACCGAGCCCCGCTCACGAGAAGACCGTCTTCGGCCACCCGATCGGCCTGGCCACGCTGTTCATGACCGAGATGTGGGAGCGCTTCTCCTACTACGGCATGCGTGCGCTTCTGGTGCTGTACCTGGTCTCCGGCGGTGTGGACGCCGCGACCGGCAGCCAGGGCGGAGGGCTCGGCTTCACGGCGGCGACGGCCACGGCGATCTACTCCGTCTACGTGGCCATGGTCTACCTCATGGCCATGCCCGGCGGCTGGTTCGGCGACCGTGTCTGGGGCGCCCGCAAGACGGTCGCCGTCGCCAGCTTCATCATCATGGCGGGCCACGTGGCGCTCGCCCTGCCCGGCCAGATGGCGTTCTTCGTCGGCCTGCTGCTGGTCGCGGTCGGCTCCGGCCTGCTGAAGGCCAACATCTCCACGATGGTCGGCCACCTGTACAAGGGCGTGGACGACCCGCGCCGTGACAGCGGCTTCACGATCTTCTACATCGGCATCAACGTGGGTGCCTTCGCGGCGCCGATCGTGATCGGCACCATCGGCGAGGTCGTCAACTGGCACCTCGGCTTCCTGCTCGCCGCCATCGGCATGGGCGTCGGCCTCGTGGTCTTCCTCGCCGCCGGCCGCACCCTGAGCCCGCAGAGCAGCCTGGTCCCGAACCCGCTGTCCCCGGCCGAGCGCAAGGCCGTGATCGTCAAGGCCCTCGCCGTCCTGGCCGCCGTCGCGGTCTTCTACACCGCGGTCGTCTCGGCAGACATGTTCACCATCAAGTGGGCGCTGTACCCGATCACGATCGCCGGTCTGATCATCCCGGTCGCGGTCCTCGTGCGCATCAAGCGGGACAAGGACCTGTCCGCCGGCGAGCAGTCCCGGATGAGCGCCTACATCTGGTTCTTCGTGGCCGCCGCCGTCTTCTGGATGATCTACGACCAGGGCGGTTCGACCCTCTCGCTCTTCGGTGACAAGAACTCCGAGCGCAGCCTGCTCGGCTGGGAAGTCCCCACCGTCATCTTCCAGTCGCTGAACCCGCTCTTCGTGGTGGCCCTGGCCCCGATCTTCGCCGCCGTGTGGGTCGCCCTGGCCCGCCGCAACCGCGAGCCCAGCACCATCGTGAAGTTCTCGGTCGCCCTGATCATCATCGGCGCCTCGTTCTTCGTCTTCTCCGTGCCGCTGAGCCAGGTCGCCGGCAACGACGCCAAGGTCACCATGTGGTGGCTGGTGCTGATCTTCCTGATGCACACGATCGCCGAGCTGTTCCTCTCCCCGGTCGGCCTGTCGGTCACGACGAAGATGGCGCCGAAGAAGTACGCCTCCCAGATGATGGGCGTCTGGTTCCTGGCCGTCACCGCCGGTGACTGCATCACCGGTCTGCTCGCTCTGGCCGACGTGAAGCTGGACGGCGTCGGGGTGATCCTCTTCCAGGCGGCCGCCGCCGTCCTCGCCGGTGTCGCGATCTACATGTACCGCAAGAAGGTCAACGCGCTCATGGGCGACGTGAACTGA
- a CDS encoding response regulator transcription factor, translating to MTRVLLAEDDASISEPLARALRREGYEVEVREDGPSALDAGLQGGVDLVVLDLGLPGMDGLEVARRLRAEGHGFPILVLTARADEVDTVVGLDAGADDYVTKPFRLAELLARVRALLRRGAAETVQPPATHGVRIDVESHRAWMGEEELQLTAKEFDLLRVLVRDAGRVVTRDQLMREVWDTTWWSSTKTLDMHISWLRKKLGDDAANPRYIATVRGVGFRFEKS from the coding sequence ATGACGCGTGTACTGCTCGCCGAGGACGACGCATCCATCTCGGAGCCCCTGGCCCGCGCCCTGCGCCGGGAGGGGTACGAGGTCGAGGTCCGGGAGGACGGCCCCAGCGCCCTGGACGCGGGACTGCAGGGTGGCGTCGACCTCGTCGTCCTGGACCTGGGACTGCCGGGCATGGACGGCCTGGAAGTCGCCCGCCGGCTGCGCGCCGAGGGCCACGGCTTCCCGATCCTGGTCCTCACCGCCCGCGCGGACGAGGTCGACACGGTCGTCGGCCTGGACGCCGGCGCCGACGACTACGTGACCAAGCCCTTCCGCCTGGCCGAGCTGCTGGCCCGGGTCCGGGCCCTGCTCCGGCGCGGCGCCGCCGAGACCGTGCAGCCCCCCGCCACCCACGGCGTGCGGATCGACGTCGAATCGCACCGCGCCTGGATGGGCGAGGAGGAGCTCCAGCTCACCGCCAAGGAGTTCGACCTGCTGCGGGTCCTGGTCCGCGACGCGGGCCGGGTCGTCACCCGCGACCAGCTCATGCGCGAGGTCTGGGACACCACCTGGTGGTCCTCCACCAAGACCCTCGACATGCACATCTCCTGGCTGCGCAAGAAGCTGGGCGACGACGCCGCGAACCCCCGCTACATCGCCACCGTCCGCGGCGTCGGCTTCCGCTTCGAGAAGAGCTGA
- a CDS encoding ATP-binding protein: MRRRLIQSTLAVVLVVIAVFGVSLVIVETRTITSSAQDRIESEALRLVGIVEANVLEKKQVDPVALAEQLGAGHYARITIPGQPALEVGTPIPDSVIRGTARGEQGEMVIVEEARSTVTREVGRTLAVVGAVALLAVVAAVLLAVRQANRLASPLTDLAETAERLGSGDPRPRHKRYGVPELDRVADVLDASAERIGRMLTAERRLAADASHQLRTPLTALSMRLEEITVTEDLETVREEATIALTQVERLTDVVQRLLTNSRDPRTGSAVPFDLDEVVKQQVEEWRPAYRSAGRAIVRSGKQGVRAVGTPGAVSQVLATLVENALMHGGGTVALRTRVIGNQAVLEVTDEGPGVPPDLGNRIFERAISGRNSTGIGLAVARDLAEADGGRLELLQTQPPVFALFLSRTAPERTEPSATVR, translated from the coding sequence ATGCGCCGCCGCCTCATCCAATCCACGCTCGCCGTGGTGCTCGTCGTGATCGCCGTGTTCGGGGTCTCCCTCGTCATCGTGGAGACCCGGACCATCACCAGCAGCGCCCAGGACCGCATCGAGTCCGAGGCGCTGCGGCTGGTGGGCATCGTCGAGGCGAACGTCCTGGAGAAGAAGCAGGTCGACCCCGTCGCCCTCGCCGAACAGCTGGGCGCCGGGCACTACGCGCGGATCACCATCCCCGGGCAGCCGGCCCTGGAGGTCGGCACCCCGATCCCCGACAGCGTCATCCGCGGCACCGCGCGCGGCGAGCAGGGCGAGATGGTGATCGTCGAGGAGGCCCGCTCCACCGTGACCAGGGAGGTCGGGCGGACCCTGGCCGTGGTCGGCGCGGTGGCGCTGCTGGCCGTCGTGGCCGCCGTGCTGCTCGCCGTACGGCAGGCGAACCGGCTGGCCTCCCCGCTCACCGACCTCGCCGAGACGGCCGAGCGGCTCGGATCGGGCGATCCGCGGCCCCGGCACAAGCGGTACGGGGTCCCCGAGCTGGACCGCGTCGCGGACGTGCTGGACGCCAGCGCCGAGCGGATCGGCCGGATGCTGACCGCCGAGCGGCGCCTGGCCGCGGACGCCTCGCACCAGCTGCGCACCCCGCTCACGGCGCTGTCGATGCGGCTGGAGGAGATCACGGTCACCGAGGACCTGGAGACCGTACGGGAGGAGGCGACGATCGCCCTGACCCAGGTGGAGCGGCTCACGGACGTGGTCCAGCGCCTGCTCACGAACTCGCGCGACCCGCGGACCGGCTCGGCGGTCCCCTTCGACCTCGACGAGGTCGTCAAGCAGCAGGTGGAGGAGTGGCGGCCGGCCTACCGCAGCGCCGGCCGGGCCATCGTGCGCTCCGGCAAGCAGGGCGTGCGGGCCGTCGGCACCCCGGGCGCGGTCTCGCAGGTCCTGGCCACCCTGGTGGAGAACGCCCTGATGCACGGCGGCGGCACGGTCGCCCTGCGCACCCGGGTGATCGGCAACCAGGCGGTGCTGGAGGTCACCGACGAGGGGCCGGGGGTCCCGCCCGACCTCGGCAACCGGATCTTCGAGCGGGCCATCAGCGGCCGCAACTCCACCGGGATCGGCCTCGCGGTCGCCCGGGACCTCGCGGAGGCGGACGGCGGACGCCTGGAGCTGCTGCAGACGCAGCCGCCGGTGTTCGCGCTGTTCCTCAGCCGGACGGCGCCGGAGCGGACCGAGCCGTCGGCCACGGTGCGCTAG
- a CDS encoding GtrA family protein: MSTPGNGSVLERVRGLVREVAKFGAVGGLGVLVNLGVFNLIRNTTDLQVVRASVIATVVAIVTNYIGFRYFAYRDRAQSGRTREMVLFAAFSGIGLVIENGVLYTATYGFGWDGPVASNVFKFIGIGTATVFRFWSYRTWVFKALPAAAPASEPIPEPAPLPRPERRPAPEPANN; the protein is encoded by the coding sequence ATGAGCACTCCGGGGAACGGATCTGTTCTCGAACGCGTACGCGGCCTCGTGCGTGAGGTCGCCAAGTTCGGGGCGGTCGGGGGTCTGGGTGTGCTGGTCAACCTGGGTGTCTTCAACCTGATCCGCAACACGACCGATCTGCAGGTGGTGCGCGCGAGCGTGATAGCCACCGTCGTGGCCATCGTCACGAACTACATCGGTTTCCGCTATTTCGCCTACCGGGACCGCGCCCAGAGCGGCCGCACCCGCGAGATGGTCCTGTTCGCCGCCTTCAGCGGGATCGGCCTGGTCATCGAGAACGGCGTGCTCTACACCGCCACCTACGGCTTCGGCTGGGACGGCCCGGTCGCGAGCAACGTGTTCAAGTTCATCGGCATCGGCACCGCCACGGTCTTCCGCTTCTGGTCGTACCGCACCTGGGTCTTCAAGGCCCTGCCCGCGGCCGCACCGGCGTCCGAGCCGATACCGGAGCCTGCGCCCCTGCCCAGGCCGGAGCGCAGGCCCGCGCCGGAGCCCGCGAACAACTAG
- a CDS encoding 5-(carboxyamino)imidazole ribonucleotide synthase, translating into MVGGGQLARMTHEAGIPLGIRFKLLSDTPQDSAAQVVSDVVIGDYRDLETLRAFARGCDVITFDHEHVPMEHLRALEADGIPVRPGPDALVHAQDKGVMRAKLDEIGAPSPRHRIVSDPDDVAAFADEVGGFPVILKTVRGGYDGKGVWFVRTPEDAEAPFKAGVPVLAEEKVDFVRELAANIVRSPHGQAVAYPVVESRQVDGVCDTVIAPAPNLSEALAGEAQALALRIAKELGVTGHLAVELFETTDGRILVNELAMRPHNSGHWTQDGAVTSQFANHVRAVLDLPLGDPRPRAPWTVMANVLGGDYPDMYAAYLHCMAHDPQLKIHMYGKDVKHGRKVGHVNTYGDDLDDVLERARHAADYLRGTVTV; encoded by the coding sequence ATGGTCGGCGGCGGTCAGCTCGCCCGCATGACCCACGAGGCGGGTATCCCCCTCGGCATCAGATTCAAGCTCCTCAGTGACACCCCGCAGGACTCGGCGGCCCAGGTCGTGAGCGATGTCGTCATCGGCGACTATCGCGACTTGGAGACGCTGCGCGCCTTCGCGCGCGGCTGCGATGTGATCACTTTCGACCACGAGCATGTACCCATGGAGCACCTGCGGGCCCTGGAAGCGGACGGCATCCCCGTCCGCCCGGGGCCTGACGCCTTGGTGCATGCCCAGGACAAGGGGGTGATGCGCGCCAAGCTCGACGAGATCGGCGCGCCCAGCCCCCGCCACCGGATCGTGAGCGATCCGGACGACGTGGCGGCCTTCGCGGACGAGGTGGGCGGGTTCCCCGTCATCCTCAAGACCGTGCGCGGCGGGTACGACGGCAAGGGCGTGTGGTTCGTCCGCACCCCCGAGGACGCGGAGGCCCCCTTCAAGGCGGGCGTCCCGGTCCTCGCGGAGGAGAAGGTCGATTTCGTCCGCGAGCTCGCGGCGAACATCGTCCGCTCCCCGCACGGCCAGGCCGTGGCCTACCCCGTCGTCGAGTCCCGCCAGGTGGACGGGGTCTGCGACACGGTGATCGCCCCCGCCCCGAACCTCTCGGAGGCACTGGCGGGCGAGGCCCAGGCCCTCGCCCTGCGCATCGCCAAGGAACTCGGCGTGACCGGCCACCTGGCCGTGGAGCTGTTCGAGACCACCGACGGCCGGATCCTGGTCAACGAGCTGGCGATGCGCCCGCACAACAGCGGCCACTGGACCCAGGACGGCGCCGTCACCTCCCAGTTCGCCAACCACGTACGGGCGGTCCTGGACCTCCCGCTGGGCGACCCGCGCCCCCGCGCCCCGTGGACGGTCATGGCGAACGTGCTGGGCGGGGACTACCCCGACATGTACGCGGCGTACCTGCACTGCATGGCCCACGACCCCCAGCTGAAGATCCACATGTACGGCAAGGACGTGAAACACGGCCGCAAGGTCGGCCACGTCAACACCTACGGCGACGACCTGGACGATGTGCTGGAGCGCGCACGCCACGCTGCCGACTACCTCAGAGGAACGGTCACCGTATGA
- the purE gene encoding 5-(carboxyamino)imidazole ribonucleotide mutase has product MSTTAAGPVIGIVMGSDSDWPVMEAAAQALDEFEIPYEVDVVSAHRMPREMIAYGERAAERGLKAIIAGAGGAAHLPGMLASVTPLPVIGVPVPLKYLDGMDSLMSIVQMPAGVPVATVSIAGARNAGLLAVRMLAAHDADLLARMNDFLQELNDQATEKGKRLRTKVASADSFGFGK; this is encoded by the coding sequence ATGAGCACCACCGCCGCAGGCCCCGTCATCGGCATCGTCATGGGCTCCGACTCGGACTGGCCCGTCATGGAGGCCGCAGCCCAGGCCCTCGACGAGTTCGAGATCCCCTACGAGGTCGACGTCGTCTCCGCGCACCGGATGCCGCGCGAGATGATCGCGTACGGGGAGCGGGCCGCCGAGCGCGGCCTGAAGGCGATCATCGCGGGCGCGGGCGGCGCCGCCCACCTGCCCGGCATGCTCGCCTCGGTCACCCCGCTGCCGGTCATCGGCGTGCCCGTGCCGCTGAAGTACCTCGACGGCATGGACTCGCTGATGTCGATCGTCCAGATGCCCGCGGGGGTTCCCGTCGCCACCGTCTCGATCGCCGGGGCGCGCAACGCGGGGCTGCTGGCCGTACGGATGCTGGCCGCGCACGACGCGGACCTGCTGGCCCGCATGAACGACTTCCTGCAGGAGCTCAACGACCAGGCCACCGAGAAGGGCAAGCGGCTGCGCACGAAGGTCGCGAGCGCGGATTCCTTCGGGTTCGGCAAGTGA
- a CDS encoding dipeptidase, whose protein sequence is MSAAQRLAQARELLAEHPVVDGHNDLPWALREQVRYDLTQRDIAGDQSAHLHTDIPRLRAGGVGAQFWSVYVRSDYAGDEAVSATLEQIDVVAQLIDRYPGDLVRALTADDMEAARADGRIASLMGAEGGHSINNSLATLRALHQLGVRYMTLTHNDTIDWADSATDEPRHGGLTDFGREVVREMNRVGMLVDLSHVAATTMRDALAVSAAPVVFSHSSARAVCDHPRNIPDDVLALLPANGGVAMATFVPKFILPAAVEWTLAADENLRAHGFHHLDTTPEAMALHRAFEARSPRPVATAATVADHLDHMREVAGIDHIGIGGDYDGTAFTPSGLDDVAGYPNLVAELLARGWSKADLAKLTWSNAVRALRDAEAVARELSASRGPSNAVI, encoded by the coding sequence GTGAGCGCGGCGCAGCGTCTGGCACAGGCGCGCGAGCTGCTGGCCGAGCACCCCGTCGTGGACGGCCACAACGACCTGCCCTGGGCGCTGCGCGAGCAGGTGCGCTACGACCTGACGCAACGGGACATCGCGGGCGACCAGTCCGCCCACCTGCACACCGACATCCCCCGGCTGCGCGCCGGGGGCGTCGGGGCCCAGTTCTGGTCCGTGTACGTCCGCTCCGACTACGCGGGCGACGAGGCGGTCAGCGCCACCCTGGAGCAGATCGACGTCGTCGCCCAGCTGATCGACCGCTACCCCGGCGACCTCGTACGGGCGCTGACGGCGGACGACATGGAGGCGGCCCGCGCCGACGGCAGGATCGCCTCCCTGATGGGCGCCGAGGGCGGCCACTCCATCAACAACTCGCTCGCCACGCTGCGCGCCCTGCACCAGCTGGGCGTGCGGTACATGACGCTCACGCACAACGACACGATCGACTGGGCGGACTCGGCGACCGACGAGCCCCGGCACGGCGGCCTGACCGACTTCGGCCGCGAGGTCGTCCGCGAGATGAACCGCGTCGGCATGCTGGTGGACCTCTCGCACGTCGCCGCGACGACGATGCGGGACGCGCTCGCGGTCTCGGCCGCGCCGGTGGTCTTCTCGCACTCCTCGGCGCGGGCCGTCTGCGACCACCCGCGCAACATCCCCGACGACGTGCTGGCGCTGCTGCCGGCCAACGGCGGCGTCGCGATGGCCACCTTCGTCCCGAAGTTCATCCTCCCGGCGGCGGTCGAATGGACCCTGGCCGCGGACGAGAACCTGCGGGCCCACGGCTTCCACCACCTGGACACCACCCCCGAGGCGATGGCCCTGCACCGGGCCTTCGAAGCGCGGAGCCCGCGCCCGGTGGCCACGGCCGCCACGGTGGCCGACCACCTGGACCACATGCGCGAGGTGGCCGGGATCGACCACATCGGCATCGGCGGGGACTACGACGGCACGGCCTTCACCCCGTCCGGGCTGGACGACGTGGCCGGCTACCCGAACCTGGTGGCGGAGCTGCTGGCGCGCGGCTGGTCCAAGGCGGACCTGGCCAAGCTGACCTGGTCCAACGCGGTACGGGCGCTGCGCGACGCGGAAGCGGTGGCGCGCGAGCTGTCGGCGTCCCGGGGCCCGTCGAACGCGGTGATCTAG
- a CDS encoding membrane dipeptidase, whose protein sequence is MADLQDEPHSVGIGAEDLPAPLAPETAASALERAAALLSVHPVADGCNTFVWTLRQSPYHDIDTPDGGVDTDIPRLRAGGVGAQFWSLLVPPGRLREDATSDQVVSDTLEQIDVALTLMHRYPDHLCLALSADDMADARNRGRIASFLGPVPGRTLTDSLGALRAFHALGVRILAPAGAPWAQQELTAFGHEVVREANRLAVLLDITGCPPAVACQLAGASKSPVIISNTAAAALTPHPANVPDEVLIAVREAKGLAMVTFDTARTGDSLHAVADHLDHVRAIAGPQSVGLGAAFGAEPPGPRPAGLTDPSGYPRLIAELLDRGWPESDVTMLTWGNAQRVLRDAEFTARRAAH, encoded by the coding sequence ATGGCCGACCTGCAGGATGAACCCCACTCCGTGGGCATCGGGGCCGAGGACCTTCCGGCCCCGCTCGCACCCGAGACGGCGGCGAGCGCCCTCGAACGGGCCGCCGCGCTGCTGTCCGTCCATCCCGTCGCGGACGGGTGCAACACGTTCGTCTGGACCCTGCGCCAGAGCCCGTACCACGACATCGACACGCCCGACGGCGGCGTCGACACCGACATCCCGCGGCTGCGCGCCGGGGGAGTGGGGGCCCAGTTCTGGTCCCTGCTCGTACCGCCCGGCCGGCTGCGCGAGGACGCGACCAGCGACCAGGTGGTCTCCGACACCCTGGAGCAGATCGACGTCGCGCTGACCCTCATGCACCGCTACCCCGACCACCTCTGCCTGGCGCTCAGCGCCGACGACATGGCGGACGCCCGCAACCGGGGCCGGATCGCCTCGTTCCTGGGCCCCGTGCCCGGTCGCACGCTGACCGACTCCCTGGGCGCGCTGCGCGCCTTCCACGCGCTGGGCGTACGGATCCTCGCGCCCGCCGGAGCGCCGTGGGCGCAGCAGGAACTGACGGCCTTCGGCCACGAGGTGGTCCGCGAGGCGAACCGCCTCGCGGTGCTGCTGGACATCACCGGCTGCCCGCCGGCGGTCGCCTGCCAGCTCGCGGGCGCCTCCAAGTCGCCGGTGATCATCTCGAACACGGCGGCGGCCGCACTGACCCCGCATCCGGCGAACGTCCCGGACGAGGTCCTGATCGCGGTGCGGGAGGCCAAGGGCCTCGCGATGGTCACCTTCGACACCGCGCGCACCGGCGACTCCCTGCACGCCGTGGCGGACCACCTCGACCACGTACGGGCGATCGCGGGCCCGCAGAGCGTCGGACTCGGCGCCGCCTTCGGCGCCGAACCGCCGGGCCCCCGCCCGGCCGGCCTGACCGACCCCTCGGGCTACCCGCGGCTGATCGCGGAACTCCTGGACCGGGGCTGGCCGGAGTCCGACGTCACCATGCTGACCTGGGGCAACGCCCAGCGCGTCCTCCGCGACGCAGAATTCACCGCCCGCCGCGCAGCCCACTAG
- a CDS encoding UDP-glucose dehydrogenase family protein, whose amino-acid sequence MAPLRITVIGTGYLGATHAAAMAELGFEVLGLDVVPEKIELLASGRVPMYEPGLEELLAKHVAGLPGSTGRLRFTTSYEEVGAFGDVHFVCVNTPQKHGEYACDMSYVDSAMASLAPHLTRPVLVVGKSTVPVGSAERLAAKLVELSPAGEDVELAWNPEFLREGFAVQDTLHPDRIVVGVQGERGEKVLREVYETPMSEGTPLVVTDFPTAELVKTAANSFLATKISFINAMAEVCEAAGGDVVKLAEAIGYDERIGAKFLRAGIGFGGGCLPKDIRAFMARAGELGADQALTFLREVDSINMRRRGHMVELARDAVGGSFLGKRVAVLGATFKPDSDDVRDSPALNVAGQIHLQGGQVTVYDPKGMDNARRVFPTLGYADSALEAARGAEVVLHLTEWREFRDLDPAELAAVVTDRLVLDGRNALDPVRWRAAGWTYRAMGRPRA is encoded by the coding sequence ATGGCCCCCCTCAGGATCACTGTGATCGGCACCGGATACCTCGGCGCGACCCACGCCGCGGCGATGGCGGAGCTGGGGTTCGAGGTGCTGGGGCTGGACGTGGTGCCCGAGAAGATCGAGCTGCTGGCGTCGGGCCGGGTGCCGATGTACGAGCCCGGGCTGGAGGAGCTGCTGGCCAAGCACGTGGCCGGGCTGCCGGGGTCGACGGGGCGCCTGCGGTTCACCACCTCCTACGAGGAGGTCGGCGCGTTCGGCGACGTCCACTTCGTGTGCGTGAACACTCCGCAGAAGCACGGCGAGTACGCCTGCGACATGTCCTACGTCGACTCCGCGATGGCCTCGCTCGCCCCGCACCTGACCCGGCCGGTGCTGGTGGTCGGCAAGTCCACGGTCCCGGTGGGATCGGCGGAGCGGCTGGCCGCGAAGCTGGTGGAGCTGTCCCCGGCGGGCGAGGACGTGGAGCTGGCCTGGAACCCGGAGTTCCTGCGGGAGGGCTTCGCCGTGCAGGACACCCTGCACCCGGACCGGATCGTGGTCGGCGTCCAGGGCGAGCGCGGCGAGAAGGTGCTGCGCGAGGTGTACGAGACGCCGATGTCGGAGGGGACCCCGCTGGTGGTCACCGACTTCCCGACCGCCGAGCTCGTCAAGACCGCCGCCAATTCCTTCCTCGCCACCAAGATCTCCTTCATCAACGCGATGGCGGAGGTGTGCGAGGCCGCCGGCGGTGACGTGGTCAAGCTGGCGGAGGCGATCGGCTACGACGAGCGGATCGGCGCGAAGTTCCTGCGGGCCGGGATCGGCTTCGGCGGCGGATGCCTGCCGAAGGACATCCGGGCCTTCATGGCGCGCGCCGGCGAGCTGGGGGCCGACCAGGCGCTCACCTTCCTGCGCGAGGTCGACTCCATCAACATGCGCCGGCGCGGCCACATGGTCGAGCTGGCCCGGGACGCCGTGGGCGGGTCGTTCCTCGGCAAGCGGGTCGCCGTGCTCGGTGCGACCTTCAAGCCGGACTCGGACGACGTACGGGACTCGCCCGCCCTGAACGTGGCCGGTCAGATCCACCTCCAGGGCGGGCAGGTCACCGTCTACGACCCCAAGGGCATGGACAACGCCCGGCGGGTCTTCCCGACGCTGGGGTACGCGGACTCCGCGCTGGAGGCGGCCCGGGGTGCGGAGGTCGTGCTGCACCTGACCGAGTGGCGCGAGTTCCGGGATCTCGACCCGGCGGAACTGGCGGCCGTCGTCACCGACCGGCTCGTCCTGGACGGGCGCAACGCGCTGGATCCGGTGCGGTGGCGGGCGGCCGGGTGGACCTACCGGGCGATGGGGCGTCCGCGGGCCTGA
- a CDS encoding acyl-CoA dehydrogenase family protein, with translation MAGSADFDLYRPAEEHDMLRESVRSLAEAKILPFAAAVDEESRFPQEALDALVASDLHAVHVPETYGGAGADALATVIVIEEVARVCASSSLIPAVNKLGSLPVILSGSEELKAKYLGPLAKGDAMFSYALSEPDAGSDAAGMKTRAVRDGDFWVLNGVKRWITNAGVSEYYTVMAVTDPEKRSKGISAFVVEKGDEGVSFGAPEKKLGIKGSPTREVYLDNVRIPADRMIGAEGTGFATAMKTLDHTRITIAAQALGIAQGALDYAKGYVQERKQFGKPIGDFQGVQFMLADMAMKIEAARQLTYSAAARSERVSGGGPHEDLTFFGAAAKCFASDVAMEVTTDAVQLLGGYGYTRDYPVERMMRDAKITQIYEGTNQVQRIVMARNLP, from the coding sequence TTGGCGGGTTCTGCCGACTTCGACCTGTACCGCCCGGCCGAGGAGCACGACATGCTCCGCGAGTCGGTCCGCTCGCTCGCCGAGGCGAAGATCCTGCCGTTCGCCGCCGCGGTCGACGAGGAGTCCCGCTTCCCGCAGGAGGCCCTCGACGCCCTGGTCGCCAGCGACCTGCACGCCGTCCACGTGCCCGAGACCTACGGCGGCGCGGGCGCCGACGCCCTCGCCACCGTGATCGTGATCGAGGAGGTGGCCCGCGTCTGCGCGTCCTCCTCCCTGATCCCGGCCGTGAACAAGCTCGGCTCGCTCCCGGTGATCCTCTCCGGTTCCGAGGAGCTCAAGGCCAAGTACCTCGGCCCGCTCGCCAAGGGCGACGCGATGTTCTCGTACGCGCTCTCCGAGCCGGACGCGGGCTCCGACGCCGCCGGCATGAAGACCCGCGCCGTGCGCGACGGGGACTTCTGGGTGCTCAACGGCGTCAAGCGCTGGATCACCAACGCGGGCGTCTCCGAGTACTACACGGTCATGGCCGTGACCGACCCCGAGAAGCGCTCCAAGGGCATCAGCGCCTTCGTCGTGGAGAAGGGCGACGAGGGCGTGTCCTTCGGCGCCCCGGAGAAGAAGCTCGGCATCAAGGGCTCCCCGACGCGCGAGGTCTACCTCGACAACGTCCGGATCCCCGCCGACCGCATGATCGGCGCCGAGGGCACCGGTTTCGCCACCGCGATGAAGACCCTGGACCACACCCGCATCACGATCGCGGCCCAGGCGCTCGGCATCGCCCAGGGCGCCCTGGACTACGCCAAGGGCTACGTCCAGGAGCGCAAGCAGTTCGGCAAGCCGATCGGCGACTTCCAGGGCGTGCAGTTCATGCTCGCGGACATGGCCATGAAGATCGAGGCCGCCCGCCAGCTGACGTACTCCGCCGCGGCCCGCTCGGAGCGCGTGTCCGGCGGTGGCCCCCACGAGGACCTCACCTTCTTCGGCGCCGCGGCCAAGTGCTTCGCCTCCGACGTGGCCATGGAGGTCACCACGGACGCCGTCCAGCTCCTCGGCGGCTACGGCTACACCCGCGACTACCCGGTGGAGCGCATGATGCGCGACGCCAAGATCACCCAAATTTATGAAGGCACGAACCAGGTCCAGCGGATCGTCATGGCCAGGAACCTGCCGTAG